Proteins from one Gossypium raimondii isolate GPD5lz chromosome 8, ASM2569854v1, whole genome shotgun sequence genomic window:
- the LOC105792989 gene encoding probable beta-1,4-xylosyltransferase IRX9H codes for MASIRRTLSPVPRPGTPVTGEAERSVPSPLSKSTTPQTGGLLSSLIGLSDSQALVFGVFSPITTRPVDRPNPKHKGQVWRRALFHFFICFLLGFVIGLTSFVSVGFSYMNLISEQQAFAFEVEPTVASFHTHDGSERNVTSMADSTEVENNVTLNPYALVQRQGMIEGNLDNALTNQSLPRDINPGSRKLLIVITPTHARPHQAYYLNRLAYTLKLVQPPLLWIVVEMTSQSEETAGILRKSGIMYRHLVCKKNLTDIKDRNVHQRNVALSHIETHRLDGIVYFADEYNVYSIDLFEQMRHIRQFGTWTVAKQTQDNNRVTLEGPVCNGTKVIGWHLNELSKRYRRFHAEMPGFAFNSTILWDPRRWHRPTLEQIRQLETVKDGFQASSIIEQVVEDESQMEGLLQDCSRIMVWELNIESNSFYPQKWLMKNNLDVIAPLA; via the exons ATGGCATCAATTAGAAGAACACTGTCTCCGGTGCCTCGACCGGGGACTCCTGTTACAGGGGAGGCTGAACGTTCAGTTCCTTCTCCTCTGTCGAAGTCGACAACGCCGCAGACTGGTGGCTTGTTATCTTCTCTTATAGGTTTATCAGATTCTCAAGCATTGGTGTTCGGTGTTTTTTCGCCGATAACTACTAGGCCTGTTGATAGGCCGAATCCGAAACACAAAGGACAAGTATGGAGGAGGgctctttttcatttcttcatttGTTTCCTACTCGGTTTTGTTATCGGATTGACATCATTCGTTTCCGTAGGCTTTTCTTATATGAACCTCATTTCAGAGCAACAAGCATTTGCTTTCGAGGTAGAACCGACTGTTGCAAGTTTCCATACGCATGATGGTTCAGAAAGGAATGTGACATCAATGGCGGATAGCACTGAGGTTGAAAACAATGTCACATTGAATCCATATGCATTGGTGCAAAGACAGGGAATGATTGAAGGGAATTTAGATAATGCCCTGACTAATCAATCACTTCCTCGAGATATAAATCCGGGATCCCGGAAGCTTTTGATTGTTATAACTCCAACACATGCTCGACCGCATCAAGCCTATTATCTAAACCGTTTGGCATACACATTAAAGCTAGTTCAACCTCCATTATTGTGGATAGTTGTGGAGATGACCTCACAGTCCGAGGAAACAGCCGGTATCCTAAGAAAGAGCGGCATTATGTATAGGCATCTTGTTTGCAAAAAGAATCTGACCGATATAAAAGACAGAAATGTTCATCAAAGAAATGTGGCATTATCTCACATTGAAACTCATCGACTTGATGGAATCGTCTACTTTGCCGATGAGTATAACGTCTATTCCATCGATCTCTTCGAGCAAATGAGGCATATTAG GCAGTTCGGGACATGGACCGTGGCCAAACAAACACAGGACAACAATAGAGTTACACTGGAAGGCCCTGTTTGTAATGGAACTAAAGTCATTGGATGGCACCTAAATGAACTAAGCAAGAGATACAGAAGATTCCATGCTGAAATGCCGGGGTTTGCCTTCAATAGTACCATACTCTGGGATCCAAGACGATGGCATCGACCCACTCTTGAACAGATTAGACAACTCGAGACAGTCAAAGATGGCTTCCAA GCAAGCTCAATTATCGAACAAGTCGTGGAAGATGAAAGCCAGATGGAAGGCTTACTGCAGGACTGCTCGAGAATCATGGTTTGGGAGCTTAATATCGAATCTAATTCCTTCTATCCCCAAAAATGGTTGATGAAGAATAACTTAGACGTTATTGCTCCGCTTGCATGA